A region of Salvia splendens isolate huo1 chromosome 17, SspV2, whole genome shotgun sequence DNA encodes the following proteins:
- the LOC121775005 gene encoding zinc finger CCCH domain-containing protein 41-like, with the protein MELKVSPEKPGFSSSDVASDTEEKEISEGEDDDDDRNHKHRRQEARSESQEEDSLDNHLKRPYRKRNRPFENGYSYRDGDPQSGEPWRNYNMASDRDFPARFDKRRFKQGSFSKAPMDLNQRIRGNQNLPGEVGFARGRGREPVPWGIHDSRFGLVDVASQIVQPGPVPSAMFAGRGLSNVPSAHGTSWNAFGLVPGLPNGGLDSLHPLGLQGPLRPAIIPPANVGLPRQRCRDFEERGFCLRGDMCPMEHGVNRIVVEDVQSLSQFNLPVSLPGSQLLGASSAQEALPVNNKVFSAKSSKPGMNVDGYGLNGGVVGGSMAAASTSDVYDPDQPLWENDNPETTAALIALNQANVDETDSFMDMDLPNRHNVESIEGLNDDRPLRNANNSGSQSTSVWGRITSSKHDSEQENKTVKSLNTDRSNVPNQEKQMNVNGDGSIVKESFGKKQSDFVRDTRIPAQRGLRTLFVNYIPLKDNKKENLLSHFQKFGEIVDIYIPMQTEWAFVQFSKREEAAEALKAPDAVMGNRFIKLWWANRNNIPDDGISGYNAAPITPRRTSHPPISNQFILDKGKENPHPVVGKDSNSNATVGQHPVSEHPKSAITNGSKAPPLQQTKFESLEILKEELRKKQELLDQKRNEFKRQLDKLQKQAVGSKDIPASDSTTKKVKGETPPNQPKTENSKSSPREGMSIENTRSEQHHVTHTSTSTMPIHEPLKPFRPQAPIGTPFVASRFKLDNRPTVFKVVPPLPSDLANVAALEEHFSSYGDLASVVLEESELQETNDASVSSSDVSARVSFTTRRSAERAFSHGKSWQGHKLQFSWLTSINTSKEVDKSGNPPATSNASVNTGKEVDSHGNLPTASGASDNTRKEGNSIGNLPAASNAPSDVDTQTSGDDASADNQRTPASEPGNHKVEADADSAEQEKDSKSMSPSPSPSSSGEKQL; encoded by the exons ATGGAGCTCAAGGTTTCTCCAGAAAAACCTGGGTTTTCATCTTCTGATGTGGCCAGTGATACCGAGGAGAAAGAAATCAGTGAAGGTGAAGATGACGATGATGATCGTAACCACAAGCATCGTAGGCAGGAGGCTCGTTCTGAATCTCAGGAAGAGGATTCTCTTGATAACCATTTGAAAAGACCATACAGAAAAAGAAATCGCCCTTTTGAAAATGGTTATTCTTACAGGGATGGTGACCCGCAATCAGGTGAACCCTGGAGAAATTACAATATGGCTTCAGACAGGGACTTTCCTGCTAGGTTTGACAAGAGACGTTTCAAACAGGGCTCATTTTCCAAAGCTCCTATGGATTTGAACCAAAGGATCAGAGGCAACCAAAATCTACCAGGTGAGGTTGGCTTCGCCAGGGGTAGGGGAAGGGAACCTGTTCCTTGGGGCATTCATGATTCAAGGTTTGGATTGGTTGATGTTGCATCTCAAATAGTTCAACCCGGGCCTGTTCCTTCTGCTATGTTTGCTGGGAGGGGCTTGTCAAATGTTCCTAGTGCACATGGTACATCTTGGAATGCATTTGGGCTGGTTCCCGGCTTACCTAATGGTGGACTTGACTCACTTCACCCTCTTGGTTTGCAAGGACCACTAAGACCAGCTATCATTCCACCAGCGAATGTTGGGCTTCCACGGCAACGGTGTAGAGACTTTGAGGAGCGTGGGTTTTGCTTAAGGGGAGACATGTGCCCGATGGAACATGGTGTTAATCGTATAGTTGTTGAAGATGTTCAG AGCCTTTCACAATTCAATCTCCCTGTTTCACTTCCTGGCTCGCAACTTCTTGGAGCGTCTTCTGCACAAGAAGCATTACCTGTTAACAACAAAGTTTTTTCTGCAAAAAGTAGCAAGCCTGGAATGAATGTAGATGGTTACGGCCTGAATGGTGGTGTTGTGGGAGGTTCCATGGCAGCGGCATCGACATCTGATGTGTATGATCCAGATCAACCTTTATGGGAAAATGATAACCCTGAGACAACGGCAGCACTAATAGCACTAAATCAAGCAAATGTTGATGAAACTGACTCGTTTATGGACATGGACCTTCCCAACCGGCATAATGTTGAATCAATTGAAGGTCTTAATGATGATCGTCCACTCAGAAATGCCAATAATAGTGGATCCCAAAGTACATCTGTGTGGGGAAGAATAACCAGTTCAAAACATGATTCAGAACAGGAAAACAAGACTGTGAAATCTCTGAACACGGATCGTTCAAATGTTCCGAATCAAGAAAAACAAATGAATGTTAATGGAGATGGATCAATTGTGAAGGAGTCATTTGGAAAGAAACAGAGTGATTTTGTTCGTGACACTCGAATACCAGCTCAAAGGGGACTCCGTACTTTATTTGTCAATTACATTCCCCTAAAAGACAATAAGAAGGAAAATCTTCTCTCACATTTTCAGAAATTTGGTGAGATTGTTGACATTTATATTCCCATGCAAACAGAATGGGCTTTTGTTCAATTTTCTAAAAGGGAAGAAGCAGCAGAAGCACTAAAGGCACCCGATGCTGTAATGGGCAATCGGTTTATCAAGCTTTGGTGGGCAAATCGAAATAATATACCCGATGATGGAATAAGTGGCTATAATGCTGCGCCAATTACACCTCGTCGAACTTCACATCCTCCCATTTCTAATCAATTTATTCTCGacaaaggaaaagaaaatcCTCATCCTGTAGTTGGAAAAGATAGCAACTCCAATGCTACTGTTGGTCAACACCCGGTTTCTGAACATCCCAAGTCAGCAATTACAAATGGTTCCAAAGCCCCTCCTTTACAGCAAACGAAATTTGAGAGTTTGGAGATTTTGAAGGAAGAACTTCGTAAGAAACAGGAGTTGCTGGATCAGAAACGAAATGAGTTCAAGCGCCAGTTAGACAAACTCCAAAAACAA GCTGTGGGCAGCAAGGATATTCCAGCATCAGATTCGACCACAAAAAAAGTTAAAGGTGAAACACCACCTAATCAGCCAAAAACGGAAAATTCCAAGTCATCACCAAGAGAAGGCATGTCCATTGAGAATACCCGGTCTGAACAGCATCATGTGACACATACTTCAACCTCAACTATGCCTATTCATGAGCCTTTGAAACCTTTCCGTCCGCAAGCACCTATAGGGACACCATTTGTAGCAAGCAGATTCAAGCTGGACAATCGGCCCACAGTGTTCAAAGTTGTTCCGCCATTACCATCTGACCTTGCAAAT GTTGCTGCTCTGGAGGAGCACTTCTCATCGTATGGTGATCTTGCTTCGGTGGTACTGGAAGAGTCGGAACTCCAAGAGACTAATGATGCTTCAGTATCATCTTCTGATGTCTCAGCCCGTGTTTCCTTTACAACCCGACGATCTGCTGAGAGGGCTTTCTCTCATGGTAAATCATGGCAAGGTCACAAGTTGCAATTTTCGTGGCTTACATCTATTAATACTAGCAAAGAAGTCGACAAATCTGGGAATCCTCCTGCCACTTCAAATGCATCTGTTAACACTGGCAAAGAAGTCGACAGCCACGGGAATCTCCCAACTGCTTCAGGTGCCTCTGATAACACTAGAAAAGAAGGCAACAGCATTGGGAATCTCCCAGCTGCTTCAAATGCGCCATCTGATGTTGACACTCAAACTAGTGGAGATGATGCATCGGCAGATAATCAGAGAACTCCTGCCTCGGAACCTGGGAACCACAAAGTAGAAGCTGATGCAGATTCTGCTGAACAGGAGAAAGATTCAAAATCAATGTCACCCTCGCCCTCACCCTCTTCCTCGGGCGAAAAGCAGCTTTAG